A single genomic interval of Dysidea avara chromosome 6, odDysAvar1.4, whole genome shotgun sequence harbors:
- the LOC136258614 gene encoding protein NLRC5-like: protein MSHQLSGDVEVSLLALGLCNNKTLQTLNISHNDISDNGIVAICDCLKNNSTLKDLNVSGIYFTSVKAKPIVEALQVNNGLQTLDISSCNICDDDMVAISRCLKSNTTLKVLNVSNNYITNIGTKDIDDFESVLQQLDISNNSISDDGMLAISNWLKNNTTLQVLNVSSNHITSTGTKGLESVFHVNSVLQKLDISNNRLSDDGALDIGNCLNCISSLSELNISHNEVTDEGAFQLAKTITSNSSLLHLDISNNYIGINGLMSIIEVSKESSLKVLNTTYNNVTKSDYTKIQQYFKNLHCMVSMNIYASWNKVIMTNDNCCFMTTKFCLLYKIFDDHEYVDTSDVNEIKEDIWLIKKIRSVEYRVKFLASCIKEDTILQTIDTSNILPGSKYFKFFVEAITVNRTLRKLDISANHLSDNGAVAMGDCLENNNSLIELNMSMNKIHNEGGQKLAEALKVNTSLEKLYISSNQISDDGAVAMGDCLKNNNSLRELNMSGNKIHNEGGKKLAEAVNVNTRLEKLDISSNQISDDGAVAISDCLKNDNSLKELNMSGNEIHNEGGKKLAAAVNVNTCLEKLDISSNQISDDGAVAMGDCLKNNNSLRELNMRETNIHNVGGKKLAEALKVNTRLEKLVVSSNYIADGGVVAMSDCLKNNNSLRELNMSGTDIHNIGGKKLAEALKVNTRLEKLYISFNYISDDGVVAMSDYLKNNNSLRELNMSGNKIHNEGGKKLAEALKVNTRLEKLDVSSNYISDYGVVAVSDCLKNNNSLRELNMSGNKIHNEAGKKLAEALKVNTRLEKLDVSSNYISDYGVVAMSDCLKNNNSLRELNMSGNKIRNEAGKKLAEALKVNTRLEKLDVSSNYISDDGMVAMSDCLKNNNSLRELNMSGNKIHNEGGKKLAEALKVNTRLEKLDVSSNYISDYGAVAMGDCLKNNNSLRELNMKFNNIHNEAGKKLAEAVEVSKNLEYSI from the coding sequence ATGTCTCATCAACTCAGTGGAGACGTTGAAGTATCACTACTAGCACTTGGATTGTGTAACAACAAGACATTGCAAACACTTAATATATCTCATAATGACATATCTGATAATGGAATAGTAGCTATTTGTGATTGTCTCAAAAATAATTCCACATTAAAAGATCTTAATGTGTCAGGTATATACTTCACTAGTGTGAAAGCAAAACCAATTGTCGAAGCTCTTCAAGTAAACAATGGCTTACAGACACTTGACATTTCCAGCTGCAACATATGTGATGACGATATGGTAGCCATTAGTAGATGTCTCAAGAGCAACACAACACTCAAAGTATTAAATGTATCcaataattatataactaaCATAGGAACAAAAGATATTGATGATTTTGAAAGTGTGCTACAACAACttgacatttcaaacaacaGCATAAGTGATGATGGTATGTTAGCCATTAGTAACTGGCTCAAGAATAATACAACACTGCAAGTATTGAATGTGTCCAGTAATCACATTACTAGTACAGGAACAAAAGGATTGGAAAGTGTTTTTCATGTTAACAGCGTGCTGCAGAAACTTGACATTTCTAATAATAGgttatctgatgatggagcacTGGATATTGGTAATTGTCTCAACTGTATTAGTTCTCTATCAGAACTCAATATTTCTCACAATGAAGTAACTGATGAAGGAGCTTTTCAGTTAGCTAAAACCATTACATCAAATTCATCACTACTACACCTTGATATCTCTAATAACTACATTGGTATTAATGGACTGATGTCCATTATAGAAGTGTCAAAAGAGAGCTCATTAAAAGTTCTCAATACAACATATAATAATGTTACGAAGTCTGACTATACTAAAATTCagcagtattttaaaaatttgcaCTGCATGGTTTCAATGAACATTTATGCATCTTGGAATAAGGTAATAATGACTAATGATAACTGTTGTTTTATGACAACAAAGTTTTGTTTGTTGTACAAAATATTTGATGATCATGAATATGTGGATACTTCTGATGTTAATGAGATCAAAGAAGACATCTGGTTAATCAAGAAAATAAGAAGTGTTGAGTATAGGGTAAAATTTCTAGCCAGCTGTATTAAGGAAGATACCATACTACAAACAATCGATACATCTAATATATTACCTGGAAGTAAGTACTTTAAATTTTTTGTAGAAGCCATTACAGTAAACAGAACTTTACGAAAACTTGATATTTCAGCTAACCATTTATCTGATAATGGAGCTGTGGCCATGGGTGACTGTTTAGAAAATAACAATAGCTTGATAGAACTCAACATGAGCATGAATAAGATTCATAATGAAGGAGGACAGAAATTGGCTGAAGCTCTTAAAGTAAATACAAGTTTAGAAAAACTATACATTTCATCTAATCagatatctgatgatggagcgGTGGCTATGGGTGACTGTTTAAAGAATAATAATTCCTTAAGAGAACTCAACATGAGTGGGAATAAGATTCATAATGAAGGAGGAAAGAAATTAGCTGAAGCTGTTAATGTAAATACAAGATTAGAAAAACTTGACATTTCATCTAATCagatatctgatgatggagcgGTGGCTATAAGTGACTGTTTAAAGAATGATAATTCCTTAAAAGAACTCAACATGAGTGGGAATGAGATTCATAATGAAGGAGGAAAGAAATTAGCTGCAGCTGTTAATGTAAATACATGTTTAGAAAAACTTGACATTTCATCTAATCagatatctgatgatggagcagtGGCTATGGGTGACTGTTTAAAGAATAATAATTCCTTAAGAGAACTCAACATGAGGGAGACTAATATCCATAATGTAGGAGGAAAGAAATTGGCTGAAGCTCTTAAAGTAAATACAAGATTAGAAAAACTTGTTGTTTCATCTAATTATATAGCTGATGGTGGAGTGGTGGCTATGAGTGACTGTTTAAAGAATAATAATTCCTTAAGAGAACTCAACATGAGTGGGACTGATATCCATAATATAGGAGGAAAGAAATTGGCTGAAGCTCTTAAAGTAAATACAAGATTAGAGAAACTATACATTTCATTTAATTatatatctgatgatggagtgGTGGCTATGAGTGACTATTTAAAGAATAATAATTCCTTAAGAGAACTCAACATGAGTGGGAATAAGATTCATAATGAAGGAGGAAAGAAATTGGCTGAAGCTCTTAAAGTAAATACAAGATTAGAAAAACTTGATGTTTCATCTAATTATATATCTGATTATGGAGTGGTGGCTGTGAGTGACTGTTTAAAGAATAATAACTCCTTAAGAGAACTCAACATGAGTGGGAATAAGATTCATAATGAAGCAGGAAAGAAATTGGCTGAAGCTCTTAAAGTAAATACAAGATTAGAAAAACTTGATGTTTCATCTAATTATATATCTGATTATGGAGTGGTGGCTATGAGTGACTGTTTAAAGAATAATAACTCCTTAAGAGAACTCAACATGAGTGGGAATAAGATTCGTAATGAAGCAGGGAAGAAATTGGCTGAAGCTCTTAAAGTAAATACAAGATTAGAAAAACTTGATGTTTCATCTAATTATATATCTGATGATGGAATGGTGGCTATGAGTGACTGTTTAAAGAATAATAACTCCTTAAGAGAACTCAACATGAGTGGGAATAAGATTCATAATGAAGGAGGAAAGAAATTGGCTGAAGCTCTTAAAGTAAATACAAGATTAGAAAAACTTGATGTTTCATCTAATTATATATCTGATTATGGAGCGGTGGCTATGGGTGACTGTTTAAAGAATAACAATTCCTTAAGAGAACTCAACATGAAGTTCAATAATATTCATAATGAAGCAGGAAAGAAATTGGCTGAAGCTGTTGAAGTAAGTAAAAATTTAGAATATTCTATCTAA